In the Pedosphaera parvula Ellin514 genome, one interval contains:
- a CDS encoding DUF1501 domain-containing protein — MIEQTCQDHEHRPQDSIFTRRQFLNRLGMGFGALSLTSLVGMGILSPPDAIADSFSPYSPKSPPFPPKAKRVIHIFASGAPSHLDTWDPKPALQKLDEKPMPDDKNGTVFASPFKFKKMGQSGTEVSEVFPLLGQHVDDMCIVRSMYTDIPDHIAASLMMNTGSVRLPKPSVGSWVTYGLGSENQNLPAFIALSPGGVSAQNLRSAFLPGAYQGTSVNTQYTSIDKLIENIKNKYTSLPEQRKQLDLLHQLNEVHSQNLKKDAQLEARLQAYELAYQMQMEASDAFDISKEPADVRAMYGDNTQTGRQMLIARRLLEKGVRFVQVWHGGWDHHTNLETNLAKKAEECDKPLAALLTDLKQRGMLKDTLVVWGGEFGRSPTADGNIAGGTPGRTHNNKAFSIWMAGGGVKGGMTYGATDEFGARAVENKVHIHDLHATMLKLLGFDHEKLTYRYNGRDFRLTDVFGNVVKEIIA; from the coding sequence ATGATCGAACAAACTTGCCAGGATCACGAACATCGGCCTCAAGACTCAATTTTCACCCGGCGCCAGTTTTTGAATCGACTTGGAATGGGCTTTGGAGCTCTCAGCCTAACCAGCCTTGTAGGAATGGGTATACTGTCTCCACCTGACGCGATTGCAGATTCCTTTTCACCTTACTCGCCAAAAAGCCCGCCATTTCCTCCCAAAGCGAAGCGTGTCATTCACATCTTCGCCTCAGGTGCGCCGTCTCATCTTGATACCTGGGATCCCAAACCCGCTTTGCAGAAGCTGGATGAAAAGCCAATGCCTGATGACAAGAACGGCACGGTGTTTGCCTCCCCTTTCAAATTCAAGAAGATGGGCCAAAGTGGAACCGAGGTAAGTGAGGTCTTTCCCTTGCTTGGCCAACATGTCGATGACATGTGCATCGTCCGCTCGATGTATACGGACATTCCCGATCACATTGCCGCCAGCCTGATGATGAATACAGGTTCAGTGCGGTTGCCTAAACCGAGTGTCGGTTCGTGGGTAACCTATGGGCTGGGAAGCGAGAATCAGAATCTACCCGCCTTTATCGCACTTTCTCCCGGCGGAGTTTCTGCTCAAAATCTACGCTCTGCCTTCCTTCCAGGTGCTTATCAGGGCACGTCGGTGAACACTCAATACACATCCATCGACAAGCTGATTGAGAATATCAAGAATAAGTACACCTCCCTGCCCGAACAGCGAAAGCAACTCGACCTGCTGCATCAACTCAACGAGGTGCACAGCCAGAATTTGAAAAAGGATGCGCAGCTGGAAGCTCGCTTGCAGGCATATGAACTGGCTTACCAGATGCAAATGGAAGCATCCGACGCCTTCGATATCAGCAAAGAACCCGCTGATGTACGCGCCATGTACGGCGATAATACGCAGACCGGCAGACAGATGCTGATAGCACGCCGGTTATTGGAAAAAGGGGTGCGTTTCGTGCAGGTCTGGCATGGCGGCTGGGATCATCACACCAACTTGGAAACCAACCTAGCGAAGAAGGCCGAAGAATGTGACAAGCCGCTGGCTGCACTACTTACAGATTTGAAGCAACGCGGAATGCTGAAAGATACCCTGGTTGTCTGGGGTGGAGAATTCGGACGTTCACCTACCGCCGATGGCAACATTGCCGGAGGCACTCCAGGCCGCACCCATAACAACAAAGCCTTCAGCATCTGGATGGCGGGGGGAGGTGTTAAAGGAGGAATGACTTATGGTGCTACTGATGAATTTGGCGCGCGAGCAGTCGAGAACAAGGTCCATATTCATGACTTGCACGCCACCATGCTTAAGTTACTTGGCTTCGATCACGAGAAGCTCACTTATCGCTACAATGGACGCGACTTCCGCCTGACGGACGTTTTCGGAAATGTCGTAAAAGAAATAATAGCCTAG
- a CDS encoding DUF1501 domain-containing protein, with amino-acid sequence MNRFGMGFGALGLAGLLGQEMFRDARAENVLGSPLEPRNPPLPAKAKRVVHIFAQGAPSQVDTWDPKPALAQYSGKSLPGMGGVAMPSPFKFEKKGRSGIEVSEVFPKIGEHVDDMAIIRSMYTDIPAHEVATVMMNTGSLRLAKPCLGSWTVYGLGTENQNMPGFISLRPGGGLPPGGTQNWQAAFLPGVYQGTSVNTQASTVEEMIQNIKNPYISLKEQRRQLDLIHQLNDLHSQNLQKDAQLEARIQAYEIAFKMQSAASDAFDWHKEPESVKAAYGNTTQGRQMLIARRLLERGVRFVQVWAGGWDHHNNIEERLPEQANQIDQPLGAFMADLKQRGLLDSTLVIWGGEFGRTATRDRNGNDNPGRDHNSKAFSVWMAGGGVKGGTIYGATDEFGARAVENKVHIHDLHATILALLGFDHTKLTYRYNGRDFRLTDVAGNAVKGVIA; translated from the coding sequence TTGAATCGATTTGGAATGGGGTTTGGCGCGCTGGGGTTGGCGGGATTGCTGGGGCAGGAGATGTTCAGGGATGCCCGGGCGGAGAACGTGCTGGGGTCGCCGTTGGAACCGAGAAATCCGCCATTGCCCGCGAAAGCCAAGCGCGTGGTGCACATTTTTGCACAGGGTGCGCCGTCGCAAGTGGACACGTGGGATCCGAAGCCCGCGCTGGCACAGTATTCGGGCAAATCATTGCCGGGCATGGGAGGAGTGGCGATGCCTTCGCCATTTAAGTTCGAGAAAAAGGGGAGGTCGGGGATTGAGGTAAGCGAGGTGTTTCCGAAGATCGGCGAGCATGTGGATGACATGGCGATCATTCGATCGATGTATACGGATATTCCGGCGCATGAAGTGGCGACCGTGATGATGAACACCGGGTCGTTGCGATTGGCGAAGCCATGCCTGGGGTCATGGACGGTTTATGGATTGGGGACGGAGAATCAGAATATGCCGGGGTTCATTTCATTGCGTCCAGGCGGTGGATTGCCGCCGGGTGGAACGCAGAATTGGCAGGCAGCGTTTTTGCCGGGCGTCTATCAAGGCACGAGTGTGAATACGCAGGCATCGACGGTGGAGGAGATGATTCAAAACATTAAGAATCCATACATCTCGCTTAAAGAACAAAGGAGACAATTGGATTTGATTCATCAGTTGAATGATTTGCACAGTCAGAATTTGCAGAAAGATGCGCAGTTGGAGGCGAGGATCCAGGCTTACGAGATCGCGTTCAAAATGCAGTCGGCGGCGAGCGACGCATTCGACTGGCACAAGGAGCCGGAGTCGGTCAAGGCAGCGTACGGCAATACGACGCAAGGCAGGCAGATGCTTATTGCGAGGCGGTTGTTGGAACGAGGAGTGAGGTTCGTGCAGGTGTGGGCTGGAGGTTGGGATCATCACAATAATATTGAGGAACGGTTGCCTGAGCAGGCAAACCAGATCGATCAGCCGCTCGGAGCGTTTATGGCTGACTTGAAACAACGGGGATTGCTCGACAGCACGCTGGTGATTTGGGGTGGTGAGTTTGGACGCACAGCGACGCGTGATCGCAATGGTAATGATAATCCGGGGCGCGATCACAACAGCAAGGCATTCAGCGTCTGGATGGCTGGCGGCGGCGTGAAGGGCGGAACGATCTACGGTGCCACGGATGAGTTTGGCGCGCGCGCAGTTGAGAATAAAGTGCACATCCACGATTTGCATGCAACCATACTCGCCTTGCTTGGGTTCGATCATACCAAGCTTACCTACCGATATAACGGGCGGGATTTCCGACTCACGGATGTCGCCGGGAATGCGGTGAAGGGAGTTATTGCTTGA
- a CDS encoding PSD1 and planctomycete cytochrome C domain-containing protein — protein sequence MKKSLFAVVVLGCSLTGTFLPAAESSKADLEFFENKIRPIFANNCYKCHSHESTKLKGGLSVEYRDTLLKGGDTGPAIVSGDPEKSLLIKAVRYTDPDLQMPPKGEKLSDEQIADLVNWVKMGAPDPRVLTAVAAKTYGESDRNHWSFKAVKKSTVPEVTGKDWVKTPVDAFIAAKLEENGMKPSPVADKRTLIRRATFDLIGLPPTLKEVDTFLADNSPDAFAKVVDRLLASPQYGERWGRYWLDVARYSDTKGDVKVNKEDFRYPYAWTYRDYVIRSFNEDKPYNRFVLEQIAADKMDLGTNRSSLAALGFLTLGERFNGNINDIINDRIDVVTKGTLGLTVTCARCHDHKFDPIPQKDYYSLHGIFASSVEPSEDQQPLLSKINFTPDYNDFAKQYNTLNQELAGLEASKKGKGKKNNKDVKKEEIQLRREISQLEMTHPGAPVRAMTLVDKARPSDSHVFIRGEAENQGDLVPRRFLEIIGGPNRPVFKNGSGRLELAFSIITTNNPLTARVLVNRVWLHHFGEGFVTTPDDFGNQSAPPSNPELLDYLAVRFMEDGWSIKKLHRLIMLSSVYQQSSDNNPRYAIKDPNNHLLWRANIRRLEFEAVRDSLLYIGGKLDLTMGGRPVNLGAAPYSVRRTVYGYVDRRNLPEVYNQFDFANPDIETGKRYETIVPQQALFMMNSPLVVEQARNVVNLPDFLNLRDDEKRIKLLYNIVYQRDPSAIEIKLGLRFLDDSPPAETPDVAALREDVKEQRKQKGGGGKKKTGPAMSLANIPPSQLRPVGSWAKYAHALLQANEAMFIN from the coding sequence ATGAAGAAAAGTTTGTTTGCAGTGGTTGTGTTGGGCTGCAGTCTGACTGGCACTTTCCTGCCGGCAGCGGAATCTTCGAAGGCCGATCTCGAATTTTTCGAGAACAAGATTCGCCCGATTTTTGCAAACAACTGTTACAAATGTCACAGCCACGAGAGCACCAAGTTAAAGGGTGGGCTGTCTGTTGAATATCGCGACACCTTATTAAAGGGTGGTGACACAGGTCCGGCCATTGTATCAGGTGATCCCGAGAAGAGCCTTTTAATAAAAGCAGTGCGCTATACTGATCCTGATCTGCAGATGCCACCAAAAGGCGAGAAACTTTCGGACGAGCAGATTGCCGATTTGGTGAACTGGGTAAAAATGGGCGCACCTGACCCACGCGTGCTGACGGCGGTTGCGGCGAAGACCTATGGTGAATCTGATCGCAATCATTGGTCATTCAAAGCAGTGAAGAAATCCACTGTTCCGGAAGTGACCGGGAAGGATTGGGTGAAGACGCCGGTTGATGCATTTATTGCCGCGAAATTGGAGGAGAATGGGATGAAGCCATCGCCGGTGGCGGACAAGCGCACGCTGATTCGGCGGGCGACATTTGACCTGATTGGGTTACCGCCCACGTTGAAGGAAGTGGATACTTTCCTGGCTGATAATTCACCTGATGCATTTGCCAAGGTCGTTGACAGACTGCTCGCCTCGCCGCAATACGGTGAGCGTTGGGGGCGTTACTGGCTGGACGTGGCGCGTTACTCGGACACGAAGGGCGATGTAAAAGTAAACAAGGAGGATTTTCGTTATCCTTATGCGTGGACGTACCGGGATTACGTAATCCGTTCTTTTAACGAGGACAAGCCCTACAACCGATTTGTTCTGGAGCAAATTGCTGCTGACAAAATGGATCTTGGAACCAATCGGAGTTCACTCGCAGCCTTGGGATTCCTGACGTTAGGAGAACGTTTTAACGGTAATATCAACGATATTATCAACGACCGAATCGATGTAGTCACAAAGGGTACGTTGGGCTTGACTGTAACTTGTGCCCGTTGTCATGACCATAAGTTCGACCCCATTCCACAGAAGGATTATTATTCATTGCACGGAATTTTTGCGAGTTCGGTTGAACCTTCTGAGGATCAGCAACCATTGTTAAGCAAAATAAATTTCACGCCCGACTACAATGATTTCGCCAAACAATACAATACACTGAATCAGGAGTTGGCGGGGCTTGAGGCCAGCAAAAAAGGGAAGGGTAAGAAGAATAACAAGGATGTCAAAAAGGAGGAGATTCAACTGAGGCGGGAAATCTCCCAGTTGGAAATGACGCATCCGGGCGCGCCCGTGCGAGCCATGACCCTGGTGGACAAGGCTCGTCCCAGCGATTCGCACGTATTCATTCGTGGTGAGGCCGAAAATCAGGGAGATTTGGTTCCGAGAAGGTTCCTGGAAATTATTGGCGGCCCGAATCGACCCGTTTTCAAGAATGGCAGCGGTCGTCTGGAACTCGCTTTTTCAATCATCACCACCAACAATCCATTGACGGCCCGGGTGCTGGTGAACCGCGTTTGGCTACATCATTTCGGCGAAGGTTTTGTGACAACTCCGGATGATTTCGGAAATCAATCCGCTCCGCCCAGCAACCCTGAGTTGCTGGATTACCTGGCAGTCCGGTTCATGGAGGATGGCTGGTCGATCAAGAAACTTCATCGATTGATCATGCTCTCAAGTGTTTATCAGCAAAGTAGCGATAACAATCCACGTTATGCCATCAAGGATCCCAATAATCACCTTCTATGGCGGGCGAACATTCGCCGACTCGAGTTCGAGGCTGTTCGCGACTCCCTGCTGTACATCGGAGGCAAGCTTGATTTGACCATGGGAGGGCGTCCAGTAAATCTGGGTGCGGCACCTTACTCTGTGCGGCGAACGGTTTATGGCTATGTTGATCGGAGAAATTTGCCTGAAGTTTACAATCAGTTTGACTTTGCCAACCCCGACATTGAAACGGGCAAACGTTACGAGACCATTGTTCCACAGCAGGCGCTCTTCATGATGAACAGTCCGCTCGTGGTGGAACAGGCGCGGAACGTGGTGAACCTTCCAGATTTCCTGAATTTGCGGGACGATGAGAAGCGCATCAAACTGCTTTACAATATTGTTTATCAACGCGACCCGAGCGCCATCGAGATCAAATTGGGCTTGCGGTTCCTCGATGATTCTCCTCCCGCGGAAACACCGGATGTTGCTGCCTTGCGTGAAGATGTGAAGGAACAGCGCAAGCAGAAAGGCGGGGGAGGGAAGAAGAAGACCGGGCCCGCAATGAGTCTGGCGAATATACCACCTTCCCAACTGCGCCCTGTTGGCTCATGGGCCAAATATGCTCATGCTTTATTGCAAGCTAACGAAGCGATGTTCATCAACTGA
- a CDS encoding PSD1 and planctomycete cytochrome C domain-containing protein, with product MKNTQFSWLGSALLALSLSTLSHLQAAEQKLTAEQTEFFEKKIRPILTDNCYKCHSHDSEKVKGGLLLDTRDGLLKGGDTGPAIVAGDLEKSLLIKAVRYKDKDLQMPPSDQQLAANQIQDLETWVKMGAPDPRTTVETSQHSYKVDFDKAKQHWSFQPVRKPSIPDAQDSQNWAQTPIDKFVLATLSTKNLSPSQKADKVTLLRRATFDLIGLPPTPKEVDEFLADDSSDAFAKVVDRLLASPHYGERWGRYWLDLAHFSDTRGTQGNNRDERYPYAYTYRDYVIRAFNEDLPYDQFLIQQIAADKLDLGEDKHALAAMGFLTSGNRFNNQINDIIDDRIDIIGKSTMALTVTCARCHDHKFDPIPTKDYYALHGVFNSSTEPKEEPLIEKPRNSAAYQAFQTEYTARKAAAQEFRDEMGKKLKAEMIGKSGSYLLALNEYKRKTNDISRAAFLEKRGLNAQLGAAWENSLKNWEKRHNPIFAPWIAFAQLQPDEFASKAKDLSAMFYTNKEKGKPINPLISRMFSSAPTSLGQVAARYNSVFNDIEERWQEVMSGYEARKKNSTTPAPEPKGLSDTDQEQVRQLMYANGSPMLLDDQRLNAFINRENKLRNKRDELEKAVTELLVSHPGSPARASVLEDTEKPKDSVVFIKGNPGNRGPQVQRHFLTILSGDDCPPFRDGSGRLELAKDIASRNNPLTARVMVNRIWLHHFGEGLVRTPDDFGTRGDTPSHPELLDYLASYFVEEGWSIKKMHRLIMLSSVYQQSSDNSPRYDVIDPDNRWLWRQNRRRLDFESLRDTILAIGGDLDLTIGGKSVKLDAEPYSLRRTIYGFVDRKNVPNMFQAFDFASPDLTTGKRETTVVPQQALFMMNSPLVIEQARNVIRRVDVKSQPGAEARVKTLYELIYQREPTEIETRLAMEYLRSDATTEWQTNAAAAWAYGYGEYDASMHRTKLFIPMTTYAGRSWQPDSKNADARLKGMNLTPDGGMPGKLFAVIRRWTCPRDGFISIDGILNHPAKDGDGVQGRIVSSRLGEIGTFVAFKSQVPVRLPRLNVKRGDVIDFIVECRENPRNDAFKWAPIIKMEPTTTMAKDCVMEWNAAKNFSGDMQAKHLGTWDKFAQVLLETNELTFIN from the coding sequence TTGAAAAATACCCAGTTCTCCTGGCTGGGCTCAGCGCTACTTGCCTTGAGTCTCTCTACCTTGTCGCACCTGCAGGCTGCCGAGCAAAAACTCACTGCTGAGCAAACTGAGTTTTTCGAAAAAAAAATCCGCCCAATTCTGACCGACAACTGTTATAAATGTCACAGCCACGACAGTGAAAAGGTAAAGGGGGGACTGCTATTAGATACGCGTGATGGCTTGCTCAAGGGCGGCGATACCGGTCCTGCCATTGTAGCCGGAGACCTTGAGAAAAGTCTGCTTATTAAGGCAGTTCGCTATAAAGATAAAGACTTGCAGATGCCGCCCAGCGACCAGCAATTGGCAGCCAATCAAATTCAAGATCTGGAAACCTGGGTGAAAATGGGCGCTCCGGACCCACGCACGACGGTCGAGACGAGTCAACACAGTTACAAGGTTGACTTTGATAAGGCCAAACAACATTGGTCCTTTCAACCTGTCAGGAAACCTTCGATTCCTGACGCGCAGGACTCCCAGAACTGGGCTCAAACCCCTATCGACAAGTTCGTGCTGGCAACTCTCTCAACCAAAAATCTTAGTCCATCACAGAAAGCGGATAAAGTTACGCTGCTGCGCCGGGCTACGTTTGATCTCATAGGGCTTCCCCCCACTCCGAAGGAAGTAGATGAATTTCTTGCGGACGATTCTTCGGATGCTTTCGCCAAGGTTGTCGACCGCCTGCTCGCCTCGCCCCACTATGGTGAACGTTGGGGGCGTTATTGGCTTGATCTGGCTCATTTCTCCGACACCCGTGGAACTCAAGGCAATAACCGTGATGAACGCTATCCTTACGCTTACACCTATCGTGACTACGTGATCCGGGCATTCAACGAAGACCTTCCTTATGATCAATTCCTGATTCAACAAATCGCCGCTGACAAGTTGGATCTTGGCGAGGACAAACATGCCCTCGCAGCCATGGGTTTTCTTACCTCTGGCAATCGCTTTAATAACCAGATTAATGATATCATCGACGATCGCATCGACATCATTGGCAAAAGCACGATGGCTCTAACAGTCACCTGCGCCCGCTGTCACGATCATAAATTCGACCCAATTCCGACAAAGGATTATTACGCGCTGCATGGTGTGTTTAACAGTTCAACCGAGCCGAAGGAGGAACCACTAATTGAAAAGCCCAGGAACAGTGCTGCCTATCAGGCATTTCAAACCGAATACACCGCGCGCAAAGCTGCAGCTCAGGAATTCCGTGATGAAATGGGCAAAAAGCTTAAAGCCGAAATGATTGGAAAATCAGGGTCGTATCTGCTGGCTCTCAACGAATATAAACGCAAGACCAATGATATTTCGCGCGCTGCCTTTCTCGAAAAACGTGGGCTAAACGCCCAACTCGGGGCGGCCTGGGAAAATAGTCTCAAGAACTGGGAAAAGAGGCACAACCCAATCTTCGCTCCGTGGATTGCCTTCGCGCAGTTGCAACCGGACGAATTCGCATCCAAAGCGAAGGACCTTTCAGCAATGTTTTATACGAATAAGGAAAAGGGCAAACCGATCAATCCTTTGATTTCCCGCATGTTCTCAAGCGCTCCGACCTCACTCGGACAGGTTGCGGCCCGTTACAATTCCGTCTTCAACGATATTGAAGAACGCTGGCAGGAAGTGATGAGCGGCTATGAGGCCAGGAAAAAAAATTCTACCACACCTGCACCCGAACCCAAGGGGTTATCCGACACAGATCAGGAACAAGTGCGCCAGCTCATGTATGCCAACGGCTCCCCCATGCTGCTCGATGATCAACGTTTGAATGCATTCATCAACCGGGAAAACAAACTTCGAAACAAACGGGATGAACTGGAAAAAGCCGTAACCGAACTGCTCGTTTCTCATCCAGGCTCCCCTGCCCGTGCTTCCGTCCTGGAGGATACAGAAAAACCAAAGGACTCCGTCGTTTTTATCAAAGGAAATCCGGGCAATCGTGGTCCACAAGTTCAAAGGCATTTCCTTACGATTCTTTCCGGTGATGATTGTCCTCCCTTCCGCGATGGCAGCGGACGATTGGAACTGGCGAAAGACATAGCTAGTAGGAACAACCCCTTGACGGCTCGGGTAATGGTGAATCGCATTTGGCTGCATCACTTTGGCGAGGGATTGGTGCGCACTCCGGATGATTTCGGCACCCGCGGTGATACGCCATCCCATCCAGAACTCCTCGATTATTTGGCTTCGTATTTCGTGGAAGAGGGATGGTCCATCAAAAAAATGCACCGTTTAATCATGCTTTCGAGTGTGTATCAACAAAGCAGCGATAACAGCCCGCGTTATGATGTGATTGATCCGGACAACCGATGGCTCTGGCGCCAAAACCGTCGCCGACTGGATTTCGAGTCCTTGCGCGATACCATCCTCGCCATTGGTGGCGATCTTGATCTGACCATTGGCGGAAAATCCGTGAAGTTGGATGCGGAGCCATACTCACTTCGGCGCACGATCTATGGTTTTGTAGATCGAAAAAACGTGCCCAACATGTTTCAAGCCTTCGATTTCGCCAGTCCCGACCTCACCACTGGCAAGCGCGAAACCACAGTTGTTCCCCAACAAGCGTTGTTCATGATGAACAGTCCTCTGGTGATTGAACAGGCGCGCAACGTAATTCGACGCGTGGATGTAAAATCACAACCCGGCGCCGAAGCACGAGTCAAAACTCTTTATGAACTGATTTATCAGCGCGAACCAACAGAAATCGAAACGAGACTCGCCATGGAATACCTGCGTTCCGACGCCACGACCGAATGGCAAACAAACGCCGCTGCCGCGTGGGCCTATGGATACGGTGAATATGATGCAAGTATGCACCGGACGAAGCTCTTTATTCCGATGACAACTTACGCTGGAAGATCGTGGCAACCTGACAGCAAAAATGCCGACGCCAGATTGAAGGGAATGAACCTCACACCAGATGGTGGCATGCCCGGCAAACTTTTTGCCGTTATCCGCCGCTGGACCTGCCCCAGAGATGGATTCATTTCCATTGATGGCATTCTCAATCACCCCGCCAAGGATGGCGATGGCGTACAGGGCCGAATTGTTTCCAGTCGCCTGGGCGAGATTGGAACCTTCGTTGCTTTCAAGAGCCAGGTGCCTGTCAGACTTCCCCGCTTAAACGTGAAGCGGGGAGATGTAATTGACTTTATAGTGGAATGCCGCGAGAACCCCAGGAATGATGCTTTTAAATGGGCGCCAATCATCAAAATGGAACCCACAACGACCATGGCCAAGGACTGTGTCATGGAGTGGAATGCGGCAAAAAATTTTAGCGGTGACATGCAGGCGAAACATCTAGGCACCTGGGATAAATTTGCCCAGGTTCTGCTGGAAACCAATGAACTCACTTTCATAAATTGA
- a CDS encoding FxLYD domain-containing protein, whose product MEETRYQKCACENCGQTIQYTPNEAGQIIRCPRCNQESRLPGTPKELKVLEPRPLPPKALKKCRICYAEIDPETNKCPECSERRKQRRIKNVIFLIIVVFGLCILGAVARTVWQKRNTPPPPPAGPLLQPEVRLPKSINDLKIGNFYIEQKRGSDFRTAVGTVENASLNVHFGIRVDLDLLDAQGTKVGSLNDVVKELGSHESWRFVAQVNDTNAVTVKVVSIKENQ is encoded by the coding sequence ACTGTGGCCAGACGATTCAGTACACACCTAATGAGGCCGGACAAATCATTAGGTGCCCTCGTTGCAATCAAGAAAGCCGACTTCCCGGGACGCCGAAAGAGTTGAAGGTTCTTGAACCTCGCCCGCTACCTCCGAAGGCTCTTAAAAAATGCCGCATATGCTACGCGGAAATTGATCCCGAAACCAATAAGTGCCCTGAATGCAGTGAGCGTCGTAAGCAACGGCGCATTAAGAATGTAATATTCCTGATAATCGTGGTTTTTGGACTTTGCATCCTTGGCGCTGTCGCCCGGACAGTTTGGCAAAAGCGCAACACTCCCCCGCCCCCACCTGCCGGACCTTTACTGCAACCGGAGGTCCGACTGCCTAAATCCATCAACGACCTTAAGATTGGTAACTTCTATATCGAGCAAAAAAGAGGCAGCGATTTCAGGACAGCTGTCGGGACTGTTGAGAACGCATCTCTGAATGTACATTTTGGAATCAGAGTTGATTTAGACCTCCTCGATGCCCAAGGCACGAAAGTGGGGAGTCTTAACGACGTGGTCAAGGAACTGGGTTCCCATGAGAGTTGGCGATTCGTAGCACAGGTAAATGATACTAACGCAGTTACAGTAAAAGTGGTCAGTATTAAGGAAAATCAATAA
- a CDS encoding glycine zipper domain-containing protein: METYFKNLTPEEGTPAKLLQDLRVLREDTEELFRAAGGKMAAKSKEKFIAAVDRLRENCARIQGKAVAGAKTTNRAIQDYPYSAVGLALGLGLLVGVLATRK, translated from the coding sequence ATGGAAACCTATTTCAAGAACCTTACCCCTGAGGAAGGTACACCGGCAAAGCTTCTGCAAGACTTGCGAGTTTTAAGGGAAGATACTGAGGAATTGTTTCGCGCTGCAGGGGGAAAAATGGCAGCCAAATCCAAGGAAAAATTCATTGCTGCCGTCGACCGATTAAGGGAGAACTGCGCTCGCATCCAAGGGAAGGCTGTTGCTGGTGCCAAAACGACCAACCGCGCCATTCAGGACTACCCCTACTCCGCAGTCGGGCTGGCACTTGGCCTCGGTTTGTTAGTGGGGGTACTTGCAACCCGAAAATAA